From the genome of Branchiostoma floridae strain S238N-H82 chromosome 8, Bfl_VNyyK, whole genome shotgun sequence:
TCCCCGTACTGTAAGGTAGCGTTAGTGAACATTCCCCCCTGCCAGTAGCGCGTGTGAGCGTACTCTCCACAGTCCTTTGCCGTGTTTTCAATGAGATGTGTAAACTGGCGGTGGCGACTGATGAACAGGACGATAGCTTTGCGGTAAGCCATGTGTGCCGTGAAGTTCAGCGCACGGGTTAGGAGCTCCACAGTTTGGTCCAGGTCGATGATGTGAACTCCGAGACGAGCGCCGAAGATGTAAGGATACATGTTTCTGTCCCACGCTCCCTCCTTGTGGCCGACATGGACGTTAGCCCTGAACAGGTCCCTCTGGGTGAAGAGTTTGTTGACCTCAAAGAAGTCAGGATGCTTCAGAGGTTCCAACAGAATCCTCTCTATTGTTGATTCTGTCGacatttggtaaaaaaacacagttaaaaAGGGTAGTTGAGAGAGGAAGAGTGCCGACAATGGACAAGAGGCTATAACTATAAAACACCCCTTAAAACTCTACAGtttaataaagtttattgtGTGAGAGAGATAACTTATTGTATTGCTGAAAACAGAATATTCTTCATTTGTATTTCTAGTACATCTATATACCTGGTATGTCTATATGACCCTATAAAAGTGCTGAAACTTAAAAAGTTCTATACGTAGAACATACCATCGTTCTCGAGGACTGATGGGGCCTCCTTTGCAGATGTTTCTTGCTTGGCGAGGTCACTTAATGGCGTGGCCGCTGTCGAGAATAATCGTGACCTAAAGAGTCCCCTGGTGACTACGGACTGCATCACAGCAGCTGGAAATCATAATTAGCAATTGTACTTTATATAAACATACAAGGCAAATACACAAGACACTTTTAACCACATTTaatcatataacataatatCTATGTACCAGCCACCTCTGACCTTTATACTTAATCAATTTGCTATTATactttatatataaacatacatgGCAAACACACAAGACACTTATAACCTAAAATCATATATCATCTCTAGGTGACATCCATCCATTGATACAATATCAATCGTTTATATTTTGCTGGAAATCATCGTCTACAGCGGCGATCGCGTCATAGTTAACACCCGTCagcgtcagtgacgcgtcagaaatcgtcagtgacgcgtcagtAATCGTCAGTGACTGGTCAGAAACCGTCAGACATCGTCAGATGCCCGTCAGAATTCGTCAGAGTCAAACGCTGACCAGTCAGCGTCAGCGTTAATGATATGTATGAGATGGGGTCaggtttcatgtttattttgtacccCGACAAGACAATAGCAATTTTGTCACCTCCTAGTGTGCGAGTTTTCGTTGCGATGTTGCgtcaggtcgttgacccccgaAATACGCAGCTTACATGTACGTGATATGCTGCGCGCTTCTGGGAGGGGAAAGTTGTAAACTTAATACTTGCTCTTCTGAACAGCTTAAATACACACATAAGACTAAAAGGAGTTGGCAATGATTAGATCATTAGAGTATGAGTCATTTTTGTTGAAGATTgattgctaaaaaaaaaatttagtgtTGTCTTCTCGAACCGACTGTGGCCATGTTGTTTATCACGTTGTTATTTGGGCGCTAACCGCTCGACCGATCTGAGACTGGGTGGGTCTTATatacggactttcagtgctttagCGATTCATTTGTTAGGTCGTTATTTTCTACTGGTttcatttgataaatgtaagaaaatggcaTCGTGGTCGAGAATGACATCGGGGAAATCGTCTGACACGGCCGGGTACAATCGACATTTTGATCATGCAAAATTTTCAGGTACGGGTGAAGAAAAGCCGGCCTGAGAAACCAATTGTTATATTCTTTAGCAGATAAATGACAGCTTTTATCGAGATCGATTCTTGTCTTGCACTTGTCAGCAAATACGAATATTTTTTGTCTTGCTTCAAAAACTCGCACATCGACGGGAAACACGTGAAGTTTCCAATTTCCCGAGCCGAAACAGTCCGTGCGATTAGAAAAACAGCTCACAAAACTGCGATCTACGTAGTAGCTAAGTGAATACTCGTATATGATTGTAACGCAGTTTAAAAAGCTAGCAATGATATCCGATGTTACAAAACTGTGTCAGCGTTTTTATGTATCCAcggaacaaagaaaaatacggcaaaatgtaaagcaaagcacatgttaaaaaaaaatgttggaccCGAACGTACCTTacgtgtaaacaaacatgaatGCTAGCGGTACAACTTCTCTGCGGGTTCAAACTACGATTTATTAAGCCGAAGATTTAACTAAAATTTGTGCACTGTAACAAAAACAGCGAGAATCGTTTGGGATCTGG
Proteins encoded in this window:
- the LOC118421795 gene encoding 28S ribosomal protein S2, mitochondrial-like, producing the protein MAAPMRFGGAAVMQSVVTRGLFRSRLFSTAATPLSDLAKQETSAKEAPSVLENDESTIERILLEPLKHPDFFEVNKLFTQRDLFRANVHVGHKEGAWDRNMYPYIFGARLGVHIIDLDQTVELLTRALNFTAHMAYRKAIVLFISRHRQFTHLIENTAKDCGEYAHTRYWQGGMFTNATLQYGEGVRLPELVIFLHTLNNVFESHVAIRDAAKLNIPTVGIVDTNCNPNLITYPVPGNDDSPEAVELYCRLLKEAILKGKAKREEIEKQIAKEREEKTRKEGA